One region of Pangasianodon hypophthalmus isolate fPanHyp1 chromosome 15, fPanHyp1.pri, whole genome shotgun sequence genomic DNA includes:
- the LOC113535715 gene encoding liver-expressed antimicrobial peptide 2-like, protein MRPSGITLFAFAVLVSLICVIQVETAPVIDTWASGLIHRAKRSLLWRWNTLKPVGAGCRDNYECGTNYCRRNVCTFQPKSSSS, encoded by the exons ATGAGACCATCAGGAATCACGCTCTTTGCATTTGCTGTGCTCGTGTCTCTAATCTGTGTAATCCAG gtAGAGACAGCTCCAGTAATAGACACCTGGGCATCAGGACTCATACACCGTGCCAAGCGTTCGCTACTTTGGCGCTGGAACACACTGAAGCCAGTTGGTGCAGGATGCAGAGATAATTACGAGTGTGGCACAAATTACTGCAG GAGAAACGTCTGCACATTCCAGCCTAAATCCTCTTCATCCTAA